The following nucleotide sequence is from Pseudonocardia sp. C8.
CCGCCGGTGCCACCGGCGGGCGCGTCGTTCACGGACATTCAGCTCCTTCGCCCCCGGGCGCCTCGGGAGGAGGCGGCCGCGCAGGGACCTTGCGCGTACTCGTTCCGCAGCTCGCGCGGGTGCGCGGTGCGGCACATCTGGTGTCGCTGTCCCGGATCTCCGGGCTGGTGCTCGGCGGCGTGCCGGCGGCGGCGTTCGCGCCGTCCGTGTCAGGACCCGGCCGGGCGATCCCGGGTCGCCGGTGCCGCACCGAGCGGGTCCACCAGGTCACCCCCGTCGTCGAGCAGGCCCTGCGCCAACCGGGTGGCCGTCACCGGTACCGGCGGCGCCAGGTCTGCGACAACGGCAAGTGCACCCAGCACGTCGTCGGGTCGAACGGTCGGTGTCGTCTGCCGAACGACCGCCGTCAGTATCGCACAGTCCGGAGCCTGAGCCGGGGAACCCGCCGCTGCCGCCGCAGCGTCGGCGCTCACCTGCGGTTCGACCGTCAGCGCGGCCAGCGCGGCCCGCACGTCGATCTCCTTGCGCCCCGATGGCGTGACCCGGATCACGGTCACCGAGTCCCGGGCCATCAGCTCGGCGACCGCCTTCTCGACGTCGGCGCCGGGCACGCCCCGGATCTCGAGGCGCCACCGTCCGGCGTCGATCCGGTCGGCCAGCGCGGGTGGTTCGGCGACGGCGGCCTCCAGCACGTCCAGCCCGTCGGGCAGGGCCCGGTCCATCGCGTCCCGCACCAGCTCGGGGTCGACCTCGCGGGTGAGCCCCATCTCGACGTACTCGGCCTCGCTGGCCGCCCCGGTGGGGGCGGCGCCGACCCAGGACAGCCGCGGGTGCGGGCTGAACCCGTGCGAGTGCGACACCGGGACCCCGGCGCGGCGGACCGCCCGCTCGAAGCTGCGGGCGACGTCGCGGTGGGACAGGAAGCGCAGCCGGCCGCGCTTGGCGAACCGCAGGCGTACCCGTTGCACCGTCGGAGGTGCCGGGTTCGCTGCCGCTCCCGCCTTCACGCGCGCCATGGATCCGAGTCTAGGAGCAGACCGGTACCGCGAAGCCTTCGGGAGCACGCCCGCCGTGCTCGCGCAGGCCGCCCGGGACCTGGAGAAGAGCGGCGGCCGCGCGCCTCCGACTCGATCAGCACGGATCCGCCCCGCCGGCCCGACGACGGGTGCGGCAACACCCTTCCCGGGAGTCGATCAGCGCGTTCCGGTCCCCGCCGGGGCGACAGCGTGCGCACCGACCAACGCCCGCGAGTCGATCAACACCATCTCGCCCCGGTGGGGGCGATAACGTGCACGCCGACCGGCGCCCGCAACTCGATCAGCACAGTTCCGCCCACCTCGGGGCGAGA
It contains:
- a CDS encoding TIGR03936 family radical SAM-associated protein; this encodes MARVKAGAAANPAPPTVQRVRLRFAKRGRLRFLSHRDVARSFERAVRRAGVPVSHSHGFSPHPRLSWVGAAPTGAASEAEYVEMGLTREVDPELVRDAMDRALPDGLDVLEAAVAEPPALADRIDAGRWRLEIRGVPGADVEKAVAELMARDSVTVIRVTPSGRKEIDVRAALAALTVEPQVSADAAAAAAGSPAQAPDCAILTAVVRQTTPTVRPDDVLGALAVVADLAPPVPVTATRLAQGLLDDGGDLVDPLGAAPATRDRPAGS